The following are encoded together in the Nyctibius grandis isolate bNycGra1 chromosome 5, bNycGra1.pri, whole genome shotgun sequence genome:
- the C5H12orf75 gene encoding overexpressed in colon carcinoma 1 protein yields the protein MGCGNSTASGAGGRGRAAAAARGGPGRSIRHWQKAPQVRNGNFCYPSATGTTKDVAEESVSDDDKRRNYGGVYVGLPSDAAAVVSSQTKAAPKE from the exons ATGGGCTGCGGCAACTCCACGGCCAGCGGCGCGGGCGGGCGAGGtagggcggcggcggcggcgcgcggcgggccgggccgg agcaTCAGACACTGGCAAAAGGCACCTCAAGTGAGAAATGGCAACTTCTGTTATCCAA gTGCCACAGGGACTACTAAAGATGT AGCAGAAGAATCTGTATCAGATGATGACAAAAGGAG GAACTATGGCGGTGTGTATGTTGGCCTGCCGTCGGACGCGGCTGCCGTGGTTTCCAGTCAGACAAAAGCTGCACCAAAAG aATAG